The Martelella sp. AD-3 genome includes a region encoding these proteins:
- a CDS encoding FGGY-family carbohydrate kinase has product MAYVIGLDIGTTSTIGILIELPARVVGLASRPVTLSSPHHGWAEEDPLQWWENVRAITRELLALEGTDPANVGAVGVTGMLPAVVLLDEAGSLLRPSIQQSDGRSGREVEAMRKERDEAAFIKKAGNGINQQLVTAKLRWLEKHEPEVFSRIATVFGSYDFVNFKLTGKRAVEQNWALEAGFVDVSRGELDEDLIAWAHLPAGAIPPKIASHEVLGGLTEEAAALTGLRAGTPVVGGAADMVASAFGAGVQDAGDVLLKFGGAVDILTATDKARPDPRLFLDYHLIPGLYMPNGCMSTGGSALNWFIATFAGQERLAAEAEGISVYRYLDRLAENRPAGAEGVVILPYLLGEKTPIHDPDARGVISGLTLSHDIGHLWRALLESYAYALRHHIDVLNDIGLATTRFLVSDGGAQSTVWMQTVADVLQRPVHCLTGHPGSCLGVAWTAAMGAGLADDWAGVSAFVGRGPTIAPSAANKAVYDDAYARFRGLYRPQS; this is encoded by the coding sequence ATGGCTTATGTGATCGGTCTCGATATCGGCACGACATCCACGATCGGCATCCTGATCGAACTGCCGGCCCGGGTCGTGGGACTGGCCAGCCGGCCCGTCACGCTTTCATCGCCGCATCACGGCTGGGCCGAGGAAGACCCCCTCCAGTGGTGGGAAAATGTGCGGGCGATCACCCGCGAGCTTCTGGCGCTCGAGGGCACGGACCCCGCCAACGTCGGCGCTGTCGGCGTCACCGGCATGCTCCCTGCCGTCGTGCTTCTGGACGAGGCCGGCAGTCTGCTCCGTCCCTCCATCCAGCAGAGCGATGGCCGGTCGGGCCGCGAGGTCGAGGCCATGCGCAAGGAGCGCGACGAGGCCGCATTCATCAAGAAGGCCGGAAACGGCATCAACCAGCAGCTCGTCACCGCCAAGCTGCGTTGGCTCGAGAAGCACGAGCCGGAGGTCTTTTCGAGGATCGCCACGGTCTTCGGCTCCTATGATTTCGTCAATTTCAAGCTCACCGGCAAGCGCGCGGTGGAGCAGAACTGGGCGCTGGAAGCAGGCTTTGTCGATGTTTCGCGCGGCGAACTGGATGAAGACCTGATTGCCTGGGCACATCTTCCGGCAGGCGCCATCCCGCCGAAAATCGCCTCGCATGAGGTGCTGGGCGGATTGACCGAGGAAGCAGCGGCACTGACCGGCCTTCGCGCAGGCACGCCGGTTGTCGGCGGCGCGGCAGACATGGTGGCCTCGGCCTTCGGCGCGGGCGTGCAGGACGCCGGCGACGTGCTTCTGAAATTCGGCGGCGCCGTCGATATCCTGACGGCGACCGACAAGGCGCGCCCCGACCCGCGCCTCTTTCTCGACTATCACCTGATCCCGGGCCTCTACATGCCGAACGGGTGCATGTCGACCGGCGGTTCGGCGCTCAACTGGTTCATCGCGACCTTCGCCGGCCAGGAACGGCTTGCCGCCGAGGCCGAGGGCATTTCGGTCTACCGCTACCTCGACCGGCTGGCCGAAAACCGCCCCGCCGGCGCGGAGGGCGTGGTGATCCTGCCCTATCTCCTCGGCGAGAAGACGCCGATCCACGATCCCGACGCGCGCGGCGTGATCTCCGGCCTGACGCTCTCGCATGACATCGGCCATCTGTGGCGGGCGCTTCTGGAATCCTACGCCTATGCGCTCCGGCATCATATCGACGTGCTGAACGACATCGGCCTTGCGACCACCCGTTTTCTGGTCTCCGACGGCGGCGCGCAAAGCACGGTCTGGATGCAGACCGTCGCCGATGTGTTGCAGCGGCCGGTGCATTGCCTCACCGGCCATCCGGGTTCCTGCCTCGGCGTTGCCTGGACGGCGGCGATGGGGGCGGGGCTTGCGGATGACTGGGCGGGCGTTTCGGCCTTTGTCGGCCGGGGCCCGACGATTGCGCCTTCCGCCGCAAACAAGGCGGTCTATGATGACGCCTATGCCCGCTTCCGCGGGCTCTATCGGCCGCAGTCGTGA
- a CDS encoding BtpA/SgcQ family protein has protein sequence MIFEFFGAKKKAVIAMAHIGALPGSPQYDKDGGLDRLIADVHADIEKLQAGGVDAIMFGNENDRPYVRKAPVEGIAAMTAVVQALKPEIKVPFGVNYLWDPEASVAIGSVTGARFVREIFTGVFASDMGVWAPDCATPARLRANLGARDMKLLFNINAEFAHPLDQRPIALRAKSAVFSSMADAILVSGPITGQPADQSDLKTVCEAIDEVPVFANTGVNIDNVADVMSVADGCIIGTHFKVDGDTWNPVDQDRVSRFMDKVATLR, from the coding sequence ATGATTTTCGAGTTCTTCGGCGCCAAAAAGAAGGCGGTCATCGCCATGGCCCATATCGGCGCCCTGCCCGGCTCGCCGCAATATGACAAGGATGGCGGGCTCGACAGGCTGATCGCCGACGTACACGCCGACATCGAGAAGCTGCAGGCCGGCGGCGTCGACGCGATCATGTTCGGCAACGAGAACGACCGCCCCTATGTCAGGAAAGCGCCCGTCGAGGGCATTGCCGCGATGACGGCCGTGGTGCAGGCGTTGAAACCCGAGATCAAGGTGCCCTTCGGCGTCAATTATCTCTGGGACCCGGAAGCGAGCGTGGCGATCGGCTCGGTGACGGGCGCGCGCTTCGTGCGCGAGATCTTCACCGGCGTCTTCGCCTCCGACATGGGCGTTTGGGCGCCCGATTGCGCCACGCCGGCAAGACTGCGCGCCAATCTCGGCGCCAGGGACATGAAGCTCCTCTTCAACATCAATGCCGAATTCGCCCATCCGCTCGACCAGCGGCCCATCGCGCTCAGGGCGAAAAGCGCCGTCTTCTCCTCCATGGCCGACGCCATTCTCGTGTCCGGCCCGATCACCGGCCAGCCCGCCGACCAGTCGGACCTGAAAACCGTCTGCGAGGCGATCGATGAAGTTCCGGTCTTTGCCAATACCGGGGTCAATATCGACAATGTCGCCGACGTCATGTCGGTGGCCGACGGCTGCATCATCGGCACGCATTTCAAGGTGGACGGCGATACCTGGAACCCGGTCGATCAGGACCGAGTCAGCCGGTTCATGGACAAGGTCGCAACGCTGCGCTGA